Genomic DNA from Deinococcus aquiradiocola:
GTTGATGCCGATCACCTTCCCGGCGCTGTCCAGCAGCGGCCCGCCGCTGTTGCCGGGGTTGATGGCCGCGTCCGTCTGGATGGCGTTCTGCGTGATGCCCTGCGCGCTCCCGCCGTTCGAGAATCCGATCGGGATGCGGCGGTTCGTGGACGACACGATGCCTTCCGTCACGCTGAAGTCCAGCCCGAACGGCGCGCCCATCGCGACGGCCTTCTGCCCCACTGCGAGCCTGTCGCTGTCACCGAGCGGGATGGGCCGCACGAGGTTCGCGGGCAGCTTGCTGGGCCGGATGAGCGCCAGATCGTACTGCGGGGCGCGCCCCACCACGGTCGCGGTGTACGTCTGCTTGTTGCCGAGCAGCCGGATCTGGATCCTGTCCGCGTCGCGCACCACGTGGTAGTTCGTGAGGATGTCGCCCGCGGCATTCACGAAGAACCCGGACCCGACGCCCTCCACCTGCTGCGTCCCGCCCTGCCCGAACATCATCCCGAAGGGGTCGGCCTGCACGGTCTGCTCGGTGCTGATGTACACGAGGCCCGGCTCGTAGCGTTTCACGATGTCGATGGTGTTCGCCTCGTTCTGCAGGCGCGCGGCCGTCTCGTCGAGCTTCGGGGCGGTCGCCTGCGTGGACTGCGCCTGTGAGACGGGCACCTGGCCGCGCAGGACGGTGGCGCCCAGGCCCAGGCCCACCAGCGCGGCCACCGTGACGATGAGAGTGTTGCGGGACGTCATGCCACCAGGGTAAGTGAGGAAGGCGAGGCCTGAACCGCACGGCCCTAAGGACACGTTTAGAATCGCGCCCCTCCCGCAGTGACAGCTTCTGTCCTTCGCCGGGCGGGCGCGTGTGGCGTTCCATCCGCGTGAACTGCTAGCCTGTGCGGGCCATGCTGGCCTACGTCATCAATCCCGGTTCCAGTTCCACGCGTCTCGCGCTGGCCGACATCCAGCCGAGCGAGAACCCGGACCTGCCCGGCCAGCTCCGCCTGACGCTCACGCGCGCCGAACTCGACCTGCCCGACACCCTGCAGACGCTCACGCCGCTCAGCGGGGCGTGGGTGGCGGCCCTCGTCGCGGACCTGCACCACGCGGCCCGCGACTGGCCCGCCCCGGACGCCGTCGTGTCGCGCGGCGGCGCGATCGGCGAGGTGACGGCCGGGACCTTCGTGGTCACGCCGGAACTCGCGGCGCACGCCCTGACCGGCCAGTCCGGCGAGCACTCCGGCAACGTCGGCGCGGCCCTCGCGCTCGGGCTCGCCCGGCAGTACGGCGTCCCCGCCCTGATCGTGGACCCGCCCAGCCTCGACGAGCGCCTCCCCGAAGCGCGCGAGAGCGGCCTGCCCGGCGTGCCGCGCAGCAGCCGCTTCCACACCCTGAACGCGGGCGCCGTCGCCCGCCGCGCCGCGTACGAGGTCGGACGCAGCTTCCATGACGCGCGCGTCGTCGTCGCGCACCTCGGCGCGGGCATCAGCGTCACCGCCTTCGACAAGGGCCGCGCCATCGACACGAGCGGCATCTCGCAGGGCGAGGGGCCCTTCAGCGCCACGCGCGCCGGACCGCTCCCCCTGCCGGGCCTGCTGGACCTCGCGTACCGCCTGCCGCGCCCCGAACTGGAAGCGCACCTCACGCAGGCGGGCGGCTTCGTGGGCCTCACCGGCAGCGGCGACCTGCGCGAACTGGAGCGCCGCG
This window encodes:
- a CDS encoding butyrate kinase, whose protein sequence is MLAYVINPGSSSTRLALADIQPSENPDLPGQLRLTLTRAELDLPDTLQTLTPLSGAWVAALVADLHHAARDWPAPDAVVSRGGAIGEVTAGTFVVTPELAAHALTGQSGEHSGNVGAALALGLARQYGVPALIVDPPSLDERLPEARESGLPGVPRSSRFHTLNAGAVARRAAYEVGRSFHDARVVVAHLGAGISVTAFDKGRAIDTSGISQGEGPFSATRAGPLPLPGLLDLAYRLPRPELEAHLTQAGGFVGLTGSGDLRELERREKADPQVRLAADAFVQQVCKALGAYSAALPGRPDALAISGGIARWQSLIDRIERRVAWIAPLTVIPGELELEALAEGAGRVLLGLEEAQEWQDPARLAVQPAGPEPHPDQPTPDRP
- a CDS encoding S1C family serine protease — protein: MTSRNTLIVTVAALVGLGLGATVLRGQVPVSQAQSTQATAPKLDETAARLQNEANTIDIVKRYEPGLVYISTEQTVQADPFGMMFGQGGTQQVEGVGSGFFVNAAGDILTNYHVVRDADRIQIRLLGNKQTYTATVVGRAPQYDLALIRPSKLPANLVRPIPLGDSDRLAVGQKAVAMGAPFGLDFSVTEGIVSSTNRRIPIGFSNGGSAQGITQNAIQTDAAINPGNSGGPLLDSAGKVIGINTQIISPASSGGEGQNAGVGFAIPINTARNLLTRLQNANGKEVRAPIIGITPGLVALQQSQSGPQPVALGLGSLTESAKAQLGLPARGVVIAQVNKDSPASRAGLVGGTSTRSFQGGQISLGGDVVTAVNGQAVDSLEDLQAGLIDRKVGDTVTLTLVRGGKTRQVKLTLDAAAFQQTN